ATTATAGGAAAAAAGTATTTTGAGGTTTTTCCAAAGATGGACGAACCATTTAAGATGTGCCTGAAGGCATTAGAATTGCAGGAGGAGGAGGAGGTTTATCTCCCATCTACAGACAGTATATTTAAGGTAAGGTTTTATCCGATAAAGGCTGCTGAAGGCAAATATCTCTATTCAGTCCACATCCTTGAGGACATAACAGAGATAAAGATGGCAGAGGAAAAGATAAAACAGGAGATGGAAATCACAAGTCATCTCCTTGCATCTACTCTCCACGATATTGGTAAAATCGGGACTTATGAGCATCTGCTTGATAAACCCGACAAACTCACTGATGAGGAATTTGAACTTAT
This portion of the Deltaproteobacteria bacterium genome encodes:
- a CDS encoding PAS domain-containing protein, coding for MDNVNNRIIELESELSRINAELERASGREQEYVEARSAMLLMLEDLNKATADIERAKNEWEATIDAISDPLFIHDKEFKVVRANKAYAEAGGMPFNEIIGKKYFEVFPKMDEPFKMCLKALELQEEEEVYLPSTDSIFKVRFYPIKAAEGKYLYSVHILEDITEIKMAEEKIKQEMEITSHLLASTLHDIGKIGTYEHLLDKPDKLTDEEFEL